Proteins co-encoded in one Bos taurus isolate L1 Dominette 01449 registration number 42190680 breed Hereford chromosome X, ARS-UCD2.0, whole genome shotgun sequence genomic window:
- the TXLNG gene encoding gamma-taxilin, whose product MATRVEEAARGRGGGAEEAVEAGRGGRRRSPRQKFVIGTMEEAGMCGLGVKADMLHNSQSNDILQHQDSHCGSTSNKHSLEEDARSDFITKGRSLVSPAYCTRESREEIPGREARTDPPDGQQDSECSRSKDKALGKEVLLLMQALNTLSTPEEKLAALCKKYADLLEESRNVQKQMKILQKKQAQIMKEKVHLQSEHSKAILARSKLESLCRELQRHNKTLKEENMQQAREEEERRKEATAHFQITLNEIQAQLEQHDMHNAKLRQENIELGEKLKKLIEQYALREEHIDKVFKHKELQQQLVDAKLQQTTQLIKEADEKHQREREFLLKEATESRHKYEQMKQQEIQLKQQLSLYMDKFEEFQTTMAKSNELFTTFRQEMEKMTKKIKKLEKETIVWRTKWENNNKALLQMAEEKTVRDKEYKAFQIKLERLEKLCRALQTERNELNEKVEVLKEQVSGRAAGGGPAPPEAQPCATSAPPEESGATWQSAARVIPEAGSLGAGPGIESVD is encoded by the exons TTTGTGATTGGCACAATGGAAGAAGCTGGAATGTGCGGGCTTGGGGTGAAAGCGGACATGCTGCATAACTCTCAGTCCAATGATATTCTTCAACATCAAGACTCACACTGTGGTAGTACAAGTAACAAGCATTCCTTGGAAGAGGATGCACGCAGTGACTTTATAACAAAGGGCAGGAGTTTGGTGAGCCCGGCGTACTGCACACGGGAGTCACGGGAGGAAATTCCCGGGCGAGAGGCTCGAACAGATCCCCCTGATGGCCAGCAGGATTCAGAGTGCAGCAGGAGCAAAGACAAAGCCTTAG GAAAAGAAGTCTTATTATTGATGCAAGCCCTAAACACTCTTTCAACTCCAGAAGAGAAGCTGGCAGCTCTCTGTAAGAAATATGCTGATCTT CTGGAGGAGAGCAGGAACGTTCAGAAGCAAATGAAGATTCTGCAGAAGAAGCAAGCCCAGATCATGAAAGAGAAAGTTCATTTGCAGAGTGAACACAGCAAGGCTATCTTGGCAAGAAGCAAGCTCGAGTCTCTTTGCAGGGAACTTCAGCGTCACAATAAGACGTTAAAG gaagaaaatatgcAGCAGGccagagaggaggaagaaagacGAAAAGAAGCCACTGCACACTTCCAAATCACTTTGAATGAAATCCAGGCCCAGCTGGAGCAACATGACATGCACAACGCCAAGCTCCGCCAGGAGAACATCGAGCTGGGCGAGAAGCTGAAGAAGCTCATTGAGCAGTACGCGCTGCGGGAGGAG CACATTGATAAAGTATTCAAGCATAAGGAACTGCAGCAACAACTTGTGGACGCCAAACTGCAGCAGACGACACAGCTGATAAAAGAAGCTGATGAGAAACATCAGAGAGAGCGAGAGTTT ttATTAAAAGAAGCAACAGAATCAAGACACAAATATGAACAAATGAAACAACAAGAAATACAGCTAAAACAGCAG CTTTCTCTTTATATGGATAAGTTTGAAGAATTCCAGACTACCATGGCAAAAAGCAATGAACTGTTTACAACCTTCCGGCAGGAAATGGAAAAG atgacaaagaaaattaaaaaactggaaaaagaaacaatCGTATGGCGGACCAAGTGGGAAAACAATAACAAAGCACTTCTGCAAATGGCTGAAGAG aAAACTGTCCGAGATAAAGAGTACAAGGCCTTTCAAATAAAACTGGAACGGCTGGAGAAGCTGTGCCGGGCTCTGCAGACAGAGAGGAACGAGCTCAACGAGAAGGTGGAGGTGCTGAAGGAGCAGGTGTCCGGGAGGGCGGCAGGTGGAGGCCCAGCACCACCCGAGGCCCAGCCCTGCGCCACCTCGGCTCCTCCCGAGGAGTCCGGTGCCACCTGGCAGAGTGCCGCCCGGGTTATCCCTGAGGCCGGGTCCCTGGGAGCCGGGCCCGGCATCGAGTCAGTTGACTGA